The Hahella sp. HNIBRBA332 genome window below encodes:
- a CDS encoding ribonucleoside-diphosphate reductase subunit alpha, which yields MTGSFSSPSEARASSSPSVSSESRTNNALLQVIKRTGQAAPFDDRKIAMAVTKAFLAVEGQSASGSPRVRDSVEKLVKDIVARLRRRSPEGGSVHIEEIQDLVELGLMRGGFHKVARAYVLYREEHARQRAPAPSEQAGETHPDINVKFADGTEAPLNMGRLRTVISDACADLDGVSGDKVLQGALKNLYNGVKHKDVNAALVMAARPLIEEEPNYSYVCARLLLDGLREESLSYLNIAASATESEMAELYPTAFRAIIERCVEHELLSPNLLQFDLERLGAALKPERDRQFTYLGLQTLYDRYFIHWRETRLELPQAFFMRVAMGLSVQEDDPNARAIEFYNLLSSFDYMCSTPTLFNAGTNRPQLSSCYLTTVPDDLEGIYGAIKDNALLSKWAGGLGNDWTPVRSLGSHIKGTNGKSQGVVPFLKVVNDTAVAVNQGGKRKGAVCAYLESWHLDIEEFLELRKNTGDERRRTHDMNSANWIPDLFMKRVFEDKEWTLFSPSDAPDLHDLYGSAFEVRYTHYESLVESGEITLFKKVPAQNLWRKMLSMLFETGHPWVTFKDPCNLRSPQQHVGVVHSSNLCTEITLNTSQDEIAVCNLGSVNLVNHIRNGEIDHDRLRNTVYTAVRMLDNVIDINYYAVPQARNANLRHRPVGMGLMGFQDALYKLGLPYSSVEAVRFADQSMELISYFAITASSNLAKERGRYETYEGSLWDQGVLPIDSLDRLEQERGAEFCTLDRGHSLDWAPVRELVKKQGMRNSNVMAIAPTATISNIVGVSQSIEPTYQNLFVKSNLSGEFTVINPWLVQELKARELWDSVMVNDLKYFDGSVAQIDRIPEDVKQLFLTAFEIDPRWLVEAASRRQKWIDQGQSLNLYMAEPSGKKLDNLYKLAWSRGLKTTYYLRSLGATQMEKISSGVSQSDSVKPDVDDTESQEPQPKFCSILDPDCEACQ from the coding sequence ATGACCGGCAGTTTTTCGTCCCCCAGCGAGGCGCGCGCCTCCAGCTCCCCATCTGTTTCATCCGAGTCACGTACTAATAACGCCTTGCTGCAGGTGATCAAACGCACCGGTCAGGCGGCGCCCTTCGACGACCGCAAAATCGCCATGGCGGTGACCAAGGCGTTTTTGGCGGTGGAAGGACAGTCCGCATCCGGCTCGCCCCGTGTACGGGACTCCGTAGAAAAACTGGTTAAGGACATCGTGGCTCGCCTGCGTCGCCGCAGCCCGGAAGGCGGCTCGGTGCATATCGAAGAAATTCAGGATCTGGTGGAATTGGGCCTGATGCGCGGCGGCTTCCATAAAGTGGCGCGCGCCTATGTGCTGTATCGTGAAGAGCATGCCCGTCAGCGTGCGCCTGCGCCAAGCGAGCAGGCGGGGGAGACCCATCCCGATATCAATGTGAAGTTCGCCGACGGGACGGAAGCGCCGCTGAACATGGGGCGTCTGCGTACGGTGATCAGTGACGCCTGCGCCGATCTGGATGGCGTCAGTGGGGACAAAGTACTACAGGGCGCATTGAAAAACCTGTACAACGGCGTCAAACATAAAGACGTCAACGCCGCGTTGGTCATGGCGGCGCGTCCGCTGATCGAAGAAGAGCCCAACTACTCCTATGTGTGCGCCCGTCTGCTGTTGGACGGCCTGCGCGAAGAATCGCTGAGCTATCTCAATATCGCCGCGTCCGCCACGGAAAGTGAAATGGCGGAACTGTATCCGACCGCGTTCCGCGCCATTATCGAACGCTGCGTGGAACATGAACTGCTGTCGCCAAATCTGCTGCAGTTCGATCTGGAACGACTGGGCGCTGCGCTTAAGCCTGAGCGTGATCGCCAATTCACCTACCTGGGGCTACAGACTCTTTACGATCGCTACTTCATTCACTGGCGCGAGACTCGCCTGGAATTGCCGCAGGCGTTTTTCATGCGCGTCGCCATGGGATTGTCGGTGCAGGAAGACGATCCCAATGCGCGTGCGATTGAGTTCTACAACCTGTTGTCCTCCTTCGATTACATGTGCTCTACGCCGACGCTGTTCAACGCGGGGACCAATCGTCCGCAGTTGTCGTCCTGCTACCTCACCACAGTGCCGGACGATCTTGAAGGCATCTACGGCGCGATCAAGGACAATGCGCTGCTGTCCAAATGGGCGGGCGGTCTGGGTAATGACTGGACGCCGGTGCGTTCTCTGGGCTCCCATATCAAAGGCACTAATGGTAAATCCCAGGGCGTGGTGCCGTTCCTGAAGGTGGTCAACGACACGGCGGTGGCGGTGAATCAGGGGGGCAAACGTAAAGGCGCGGTATGCGCTTATCTGGAGTCCTGGCACCTGGATATCGAAGAGTTCCTGGAACTGCGCAAAAACACCGGCGATGAACGCCGCCGCACCCATGACATGAACTCCGCCAACTGGATTCCAGACCTGTTCATGAAGCGGGTGTTCGAGGATAAGGAGTGGACCCTGTTCTCACCCAGCGACGCGCCTGATCTGCACGATTTGTACGGCTCGGCTTTTGAAGTGCGCTATACCCACTACGAATCCCTGGTGGAATCCGGTGAAATCACCCTGTTCAAGAAAGTGCCTGCGCAGAACCTGTGGCGCAAGATGCTCTCCATGTTGTTCGAAACCGGCCACCCCTGGGTGACTTTCAAAGATCCCTGCAACCTGCGTTCGCCGCAGCAACATGTTGGCGTGGTGCACTCCTCCAACCTGTGTACGGAGATCACGCTGAACACCAGTCAGGACGAAATCGCGGTGTGTAACCTGGGCTCGGTCAACCTGGTCAACCACATTCGCAATGGCGAAATCGACCACGACCGTCTGCGCAACACCGTGTATACGGCGGTGCGCATGCTGGATAACGTCATCGACATCAACTACTACGCGGTTCCCCAGGCGCGCAACGCCAACCTGCGTCATCGTCCCGTGGGTATGGGCCTGATGGGCTTCCAGGATGCGCTGTACAAGCTTGGCCTGCCATACAGCAGCGTCGAAGCGGTGCGCTTCGCCGATCAATCCATGGAGCTGATCAGTTATTTCGCGATCACTGCTTCCTCCAATCTGGCGAAAGAACGCGGCCGCTACGAAACCTATGAAGGCTCCTTGTGGGATCAGGGCGTTCTGCCTATCGATTCTCTGGATCGTCTGGAGCAGGAACGCGGCGCGGAGTTTTGCACGCTGGATCGCGGCCACAGCCTGGACTGGGCGCCGGTGCGTGAACTGGTGAAAAAGCAGGGCATGCGTAACTCCAATGTCATGGCGATCGCGCCTACAGCGACGATTTCCAATATTGTCGGCGTTTCCCAGTCCATCGAACCGACGTATCAGAACCTGTTCGTCAAATCCAACCTGTCCGGCGAGTTCACCGTGATCAACCCCTGGTTGGTGCAGGAGTTGAAGGCGCGGGAACTGTGGGATTCCGTCATGGTCAACGACCTCAAGTATTTCGATGGCTCTGTCGCGCAGATCGACCGCATTCCTGAAGATGTGAAGCAGCTGTTCCTGACCGCGTTTGAAATAGACCCCCGCTGGTTGGTGGAGGCGGCTTCCCGTCGCCAGAAATGGATAGATCAGGGCCAAAGTCTGAACCTGTACATGGCGGAGCCGTCCGGTAAAAAACTGGACAACCTGTACAAACTGGCTTGGTCCCGTGGTCTGAAAACCACCTATTACCTGCGTTCCCTGGGCGCTACGCAGATGGAGAAAATCTCTTCCGGCGTTTCCCAGAGCGATAGCGTCAAACCTGATGTTGACGACACTGAGAGTCAGGAGCCGCAACCGAAGTTCTGCTCGATTCTCGATCCGGACTGCGAAGCCTGTCAGTAA
- a CDS encoding pilin: MPERRRFFKEKLTPYFAPPMWLHCLLYVLTLGAYELFWHYMNWRKYRLISGDPVWPPLRGLFFYFFIPSLVGNLARSSSLAGRSDPLLGPWTSALYIAAVITASTLAEALHPLFILSAFPFLTYLNWRARWVNQQFITAPTQSGADVSALNAGPPPKFDGDLLVLRPSYQAVGSFRWLEILTCIAVICIALTFALDAGRHATIKARLTEALGLLGGVRVDMAEKYAFSGVWPEREELHALSNVEAVYFQSTELDSSGALHFTLFPINAGEPKVISFRPVVSNPDGALRTLGWTCASAHSGPRKVYGDDKSSLPPEQLPYICRG, translated from the coding sequence TTGCCTGAACGCCGACGCTTTTTCAAAGAAAAACTGACGCCCTATTTTGCGCCGCCCATGTGGCTGCACTGTCTTTTGTATGTGTTAACGCTGGGCGCATACGAACTGTTCTGGCATTACATGAACTGGCGCAAGTATCGGCTTATATCGGGCGACCCTGTCTGGCCGCCGCTGCGTGGACTGTTCTTTTACTTTTTTATTCCCTCTCTGGTTGGTAATCTCGCGCGCAGTTCCTCCCTGGCGGGCCGTTCTGATCCTTTGCTCGGCCCGTGGACCAGCGCGCTTTATATTGCGGCGGTGATAACGGCCTCAACGCTTGCGGAAGCATTGCATCCTCTCTTTATTCTGTCCGCCTTTCCTTTTCTGACCTATTTGAACTGGCGGGCAAGGTGGGTCAATCAGCAGTTCATAACCGCTCCAACTCAGTCGGGAGCCGACGTCTCTGCGCTCAACGCAGGCCCGCCGCCGAAATTTGATGGCGACCTCCTCGTTTTAAGACCGTCTTATCAGGCTGTCGGAAGCTTTCGCTGGCTGGAGATCCTTACCTGTATCGCCGTGATTTGCATCGCTTTGACTTTCGCATTGGACGCCGGGCGCCACGCGACGATTAAAGCCCGCCTGACCGAGGCCTTAGGTTTATTGGGGGGTGTCAGAGTGGACATGGCGGAAAAATACGCCTTTTCCGGCGTCTGGCCAGAGAGAGAAGAACTGCATGCGCTGAGTAACGTCGAGGCGGTCTACTTTCAGTCAACTGAGCTTGATTCGAGCGGAGCCTTGCACTTTACCCTTTTCCCCATCAACGCCGGGGAACCCAAGGTCATCAGCTTTCGACCGGTCGTCAGCAATCCCGATGGCGCATTGCGCACCCTGGGTTGGACATGCGCGTCAGCGCACTCGGGTCCGCGTAAAGTTTACGGCGACGACAAAAGCTCGCTGCCTCCGGAGCAACTCCCATATATCTGTAGAGGTTAA
- a CDS encoding PepSY domain-containing protein, translating to MKSTSIALLAAALSLSAATAFADPTCTTEPKSAWQDQEVFKQSLLDQGYKIKKFKETDTGCYEIYGWNSQGQKVEIYFNPVNGEAVKTEID from the coding sequence ATGAAATCAACCTCAATCGCCTTACTCGCCGCCGCCCTGAGTCTGTCAGCAGCCACCGCGTTCGCAGACCCTACCTGCACCACCGAGCCCAAGTCCGCCTGGCAGGACCAGGAAGTTTTCAAACAGTCGCTGCTGGACCAGGGTTACAAGATCAAGAAATTCAAAGAGACAGACACCGGCTGCTATGAAATCTACGGCTGGAACAGCCAGGGTCAGAAAGTGGAGATCTACTTCAACCCGGTTAACGGCGAAGCTGTCAAAACTGAAATAGATTAA
- a CDS encoding ABC transporter substrate-binding protein, protein MRLSVLVLSGLLALLAQPSAAETSLVLASQEDFTPYEWRDGDQIKGLDVDIVKEMARRLGWNVEIKLYPWKRVLHEVAAGAIDGGFSAFRTPEREEYAIFLDPPIHLSTYCVFVNPERPIVFYSLEDLDGKVLGKNLGFSINPEFDHAQKRGRFEVVEKSMSHNLRLLAAQRIDAVIGNELEVDYMARELGLDGKIMALPTKLSQDIPAHLIISRKSPLAKDPEMLRQMEVTLQRMLEDGAYAAFLKKYQ, encoded by the coding sequence ATGAGACTGTCAGTATTAGTGCTTAGTGGGCTGCTCGCGTTGTTGGCGCAGCCGTCGGCGGCGGAAACATCGCTTGTGCTGGCGTCACAGGAGGATTTCACACCCTATGAATGGCGCGATGGCGACCAAATCAAAGGGCTGGACGTGGATATCGTTAAAGAAATGGCGCGACGTCTGGGCTGGAACGTCGAGATTAAGCTTTATCCCTGGAAGAGAGTTCTGCACGAAGTAGCAGCGGGCGCTATTGATGGCGGCTTCTCCGCTTTTCGTACGCCGGAACGGGAGGAGTATGCGATTTTTCTCGACCCGCCGATCCATCTGAGCACCTATTGCGTGTTTGTTAACCCGGAACGGCCTATCGTTTTTTACAGTCTGGAGGATTTAGACGGCAAAGTATTGGGCAAGAATCTCGGCTTTTCCATCAATCCGGAGTTTGATCATGCACAAAAACGGGGGCGTTTTGAGGTGGTCGAGAAGAGCATGAGCCATAACTTGCGCTTGCTTGCCGCACAGCGCATTGACGCCGTGATCGGCAATGAGCTGGAAGTGGATTACATGGCGCGGGAGCTGGGGCTGGATGGGAAAATAATGGCGTTGCCGACGAAACTATCCCAGGATATCCCCGCCCATCTGATTATTTCCAGAAAGTCGCCGCTGGCCAAGGACCCGGAAATGCTGCGGCAAATGGAAGTCACATTGCAGCGTATGCTGGAAGATGGCGCTTACGCCGCTTTTCTGAAGAAGTACCAATAG
- a CDS encoding MaoC/PaaZ C-terminal domain-containing protein, whose amino-acid sequence MHVVSYTEPQLPDLLTLYAKTLLKRELTYTRLPELCVEVFDITLCRSHLDKYLRFFEFSPQYRQTERAPLPFLYVFTQKPQLTLLTRPEFPLKLLGLVHLGVKFIQRFPVCAQDRLTVRAYLSGQEECAHGQSFTVTTEIWTRGQVAVEMINHYLSKRPGNHRPARNGPRTPFSDAAPQTTFYFGSADIRRYARLSGDFNPIHLYQWTARLCGMKRPIVHGMYSVGKIMGYLSNQNEREIRQASFKFTRPVYVPNDLSLWTHAFDNRTMATLGSRSNAPSVSAEIEYKLG is encoded by the coding sequence ATGCACGTAGTAAGCTATACCGAACCCCAACTTCCTGACCTGCTGACGCTTTACGCCAAGACCTTGCTAAAGCGGGAGCTGACCTACACTCGCCTGCCCGAATTATGCGTTGAGGTTTTCGATATCACTCTTTGCCGCAGCCACCTGGATAAATATCTGCGCTTCTTTGAGTTTAGTCCGCAATACCGTCAAACTGAACGCGCGCCCCTGCCGTTTCTGTATGTTTTTACCCAAAAGCCCCAGTTGACCCTGCTGACCCGGCCGGAATTTCCTCTCAAACTGCTGGGTCTGGTGCATCTGGGCGTCAAATTCATCCAGCGCTTTCCGGTCTGCGCCCAGGATCGATTGACCGTGCGCGCTTATTTATCCGGTCAGGAAGAATGCGCACATGGGCAAAGCTTCACCGTCACGACGGAAATCTGGACCCGCGGACAGGTCGCGGTGGAAATGATCAACCATTACCTGAGCAAACGCCCCGGTAATCATCGCCCCGCCCGTAACGGACCACGCACACCGTTTTCCGACGCGGCTCCGCAGACGACCTTCTATTTCGGCAGCGCCGATATTCGCCGTTATGCGCGGCTGTCCGGCGACTTCAATCCTATCCACCTGTACCAGTGGACCGCACGTCTGTGCGGTATGAAGCGCCCGATAGTGCACGGCATGTACTCCGTCGGCAAGATCATGGGCTATCTGAGCAATCAGAATGAACGTGAGATTCGTCAGGCGTCCTTCAAGTTTACCCGTCCCGTCTACGTACCCAATGACTTATCCTTGTGGACCCACGCTTTCGACAATCGCACCATGGCGACCCTGGGCAGCCGCTCCAACGCCCCCAGCGTCTCCGCCGAGATCGAATACAAGTTGGGCTGA
- a CDS encoding FMN-binding negative transcriptional regulator: protein MYMPASFKVEDRSAMLDFIDRWSFGVLMTLKAGMLEVNQVPFILDRENNRLYGHLARQNDQWKELDGADETRVLFQGPHAYVSPDWYESTGMVPTWNFMSVEVRGRSELLPPERLPWLLEQLSDKHEAAFANPWKMSKVPPAKLEAMMKAIVGFSIDIETLNGKFKLSQNRNPQDRAGVIAGLSTQPDENSRVIAQQMQLLQDS from the coding sequence ATGTACATGCCTGCTTCATTCAAGGTGGAGGACCGCTCCGCCATGCTGGATTTTATTGACCGCTGGAGCTTCGGTGTTTTGATGACGCTGAAAGCCGGGATGCTGGAGGTCAATCAAGTCCCTTTTATACTGGATCGCGAGAATAACCGTTTATATGGCCATCTGGCCCGCCAGAACGATCAATGGAAGGAGCTGGACGGCGCCGATGAAACACGGGTGCTGTTTCAGGGACCGCATGCGTACGTGTCGCCGGACTGGTATGAAAGTACGGGCATGGTGCCTACCTGGAATTTCATGAGCGTGGAGGTGCGGGGGCGCTCGGAATTATTGCCTCCCGAACGTCTGCCCTGGTTGCTGGAGCAGTTGAGCGATAAACACGAAGCGGCGTTCGCCAACCCCTGGAAAATGAGTAAAGTACCGCCAGCGAAGCTGGAGGCGATGATGAAAGCCATTGTCGGCTTCAGCATTGATATCGAAACCTTGAACGGCAAGTTCAAGCTCAGCCAGAATCGTAATCCACAGGATCGGGCCGGTGTGATCGCCGGGTTGTCGACGCAGCCGGACGAGAATTCCCGGGTGATCGCGCAGCAGATGCAGTTGCTGCAGGATAGCTGA
- a CDS encoding MmcQ/YjbR family DNA-binding protein, protein MDYAAARQALLSKPEAIEDFPFGPEVAVFKIKGKMFATLGMEDGEGRMNLKCDPVEALALRDIFPSVTPGYHMNKKHWNTLALDGGVPPGEIERMIDNSYALVVKGLTKVERQALELRYGRETLFPA, encoded by the coding sequence ATGGACTACGCAGCGGCCAGACAGGCGCTTTTAAGTAAACCCGAAGCCATCGAGGATTTTCCGTTTGGACCTGAGGTGGCGGTGTTCAAGATCAAAGGCAAGATGTTCGCGACCCTTGGCATGGAAGACGGCGAAGGGCGCATGAACCTGAAGTGCGATCCTGTCGAGGCGCTGGCGTTGCGGGATATCTTCCCTTCCGTAACGCCGGGCTATCACATGAATAAAAAGCACTGGAATACACTGGCGCTGGATGGCGGGGTGCCACCCGGAGAAATCGAACGGATGATCGATAACTCCTACGCGCTGGTGGTTAAAGGCCTCACCAAGGTGGAGCGTCAGGCTTTGGAGCTGCGTTACGGCAGGGAAACACTATTCCCCGCCTGA
- a CDS encoding cytochrome b/b6 domain-containing protein, protein MQTIRVWDPLVRLFHWTLATACILNLWVLEDGSSWHEWVGYYAGGAVAIRVLWGFIGTPYARFRSFFPTPTRLKNYAGALLSGKPTQTVGHNPMGGLMILALMFLVAALAVSGWMMSLDAFWGEDWLEEIHEGLASALMALMLIHIAAVSLYSRFGKENLIAAMVTGKKQISKPE, encoded by the coding sequence ATGCAAACCATTCGTGTCTGGGACCCTCTGGTCCGCTTATTTCACTGGACGTTAGCCACAGCGTGCATTCTGAATCTGTGGGTTCTGGAGGATGGAAGTTCCTGGCACGAATGGGTCGGTTATTATGCCGGAGGCGCTGTTGCGATCAGAGTCTTATGGGGTTTTATAGGGACGCCCTACGCGCGCTTTCGGTCTTTTTTTCCCACGCCGACCCGACTTAAAAACTATGCAGGCGCTCTTCTGTCCGGTAAGCCCACGCAAACAGTAGGGCACAACCCGATGGGCGGTCTGATGATTCTGGCGCTCATGTTCCTGGTGGCTGCGTTGGCCGTCAGTGGCTGGATGATGAGCCTGGACGCCTTCTGGGGCGAAGATTGGCTGGAGGAAATTCATGAGGGCTTAGCCAGCGCGTTAATGGCGCTCATGCTGATTCACATCGCCGCAGTGAGCCTGTACTCGCGCTTCGGTAAAGAGAACCTTATCGCCGCCATGGTCACCGGCAAGAAACAAATCAGCAAACCCGAATAA
- a CDS encoding pilin, with amino-acid sequence MTNTAQNGFTLIELMIVVAIIGILASVALPSYQVYITRAQVTEAVTIVGELRDQVKEYYKYKGDFPTDNAAAGMPAPNKLLGNFVKNISLENGAFHVQLGNKVNKSLQDKYLTIRPAIVTGSPASPMTWLCGHSPAVEGMEAIGANKTDIDPAYLPSNCRF; translated from the coding sequence ATGACTAACACAGCGCAAAACGGCTTCACCCTCATCGAATTAATGATCGTGGTCGCCATCATTGGCATTCTGGCGTCCGTCGCCTTGCCCAGTTACCAGGTTTACATCACTCGGGCGCAGGTCACCGAGGCGGTCACCATCGTGGGCGAACTGCGCGATCAGGTGAAAGAATATTACAAATACAAAGGCGATTTTCCGACCGACAACGCCGCCGCAGGCATGCCTGCGCCCAACAAGTTATTGGGGAACTTTGTGAAGAACATCTCCCTGGAGAACGGCGCCTTTCATGTTCAGTTGGGCAACAAGGTGAACAAAAGTCTGCAGGACAAATATCTCACCATCCGTCCCGCCATCGTGACCGGCAGCCCCGCCAGCCCGATGACCTGGTTGTGCGGACATAGTCCCGCGGTCGAGGGCATGGAGGCCATCGGCGCCAACAAGACGGATATTGATCCGGCCTACCTGCCCTCCAATTGCCGGTTTTGA
- a CDS encoding SDR family NAD(P)-dependent oxidoreductase, translating into MSDRKNKTWFITGASRGLGYEIAVAALAAGDNVVATGRKLDALRNVYEPDERLLLLALDVCSQSQAEDCAKQAVAHFGGVDILVNNAGYGQLGVFEEVAAERISAQFETNVFGLMGVTRAILPYMRERRQGRIFNISSIAGAIGFEGASAYCAAKFAVEGFSECLAAEVKQFGIGVTIVQPGFFRTDFLDDSSISYGDLRVSDYEQYSAAVLGGYRSRNHQQAGDPAKLGEALVKLSREENSPLRFAAGSDAVQYLGAAYSARQEEVDKWASLSITTDIQE; encoded by the coding sequence ATGTCTGATAGGAAAAACAAAACCTGGTTTATTACCGGGGCATCCCGCGGGTTGGGATATGAGATTGCGGTCGCGGCATTGGCGGCGGGAGATAATGTGGTGGCGACTGGACGCAAACTCGATGCGTTGCGTAACGTATATGAGCCTGATGAGCGTTTATTGCTGCTGGCGTTGGATGTATGCAGTCAATCTCAGGCGGAGGATTGTGCGAAACAGGCGGTGGCGCATTTTGGCGGCGTCGATATCCTGGTGAATAACGCAGGATATGGTCAGCTTGGCGTGTTTGAGGAGGTGGCGGCCGAGAGAATTTCTGCACAGTTTGAGACCAATGTATTTGGATTGATGGGCGTTACGCGTGCAATATTGCCCTACATGCGGGAGCGGCGTCAGGGGCGGATTTTCAATATTTCCTCTATCGCTGGTGCTATAGGATTCGAAGGCGCGTCAGCGTATTGCGCGGCCAAATTCGCTGTCGAAGGGTTTTCTGAGTGTCTGGCCGCGGAGGTGAAGCAGTTCGGCATTGGCGTCACCATTGTTCAACCCGGCTTCTTCCGTACTGATTTTCTGGACGACAGTTCGATCAGCTATGGCGACCTGCGAGTGAGCGACTACGAACAGTATTCCGCCGCTGTTTTGGGGGGGTACAGGAGCCGTAACCATCAACAGGCGGGTGATCCGGCCAAGCTGGGCGAGGCGCTGGTGAAGTTGTCTCGAGAGGAAAACAGTCCGCTCAGGTTCGCTGCCGGCTCTGACGCAGTTCAGTACCTCGGCGCTGCATACAGCGCGCGCCAGGAAGAAGTGGATAAATGGGCGTCGTTATCGATAACGACAGATATACAGGAATAG
- a CDS encoding ribonucleotide-diphosphate reductase subunit beta yields MNTELMKQTATLSDWDDPLAVAIPAVSTSSAVSPQSPVSTSPAAAPAAGGAPDSEPEPAALAKEAMDEQVLQKLDPVNPDDKRVVNGMTDINQLAPFKYPWAWEFFLNANKNHWTPLDINMSQDVYDYHHKLTLEEKHVYENVLAYLTTSDILAMRNIGLAVMEKMSAPELQIYQARQVYEESLHTWTYQHCIETIGLDQSEIYNRYRVTPAIYRKIKMGNERISALLRPDINLRNRDDLETFVMAYIFFAGIFEGCWFYNGFSPIFALQRRGLMKGTGEQLQYIMRDEVMHCAFGIRVVKQIIKEEGVTLDPKAIKTLWEEAEAAETGYAHFLLKEPILGYTAEDHIEQFRFIANRRAKQLKLDEPFPGAGNALPWLDEQASMRKEKNFFETRVTEYQTGASLQW; encoded by the coding sequence ATGAATACCGAACTGATGAAGCAGACTGCGACCTTGTCGGACTGGGACGATCCTCTGGCGGTGGCGATTCCTGCTGTGTCCACATCCTCTGCTGTTTCTCCACAGTCACCCGTTTCCACCTCTCCCGCTGCGGCCCCCGCCGCCGGGGGAGCCCCTGACAGCGAACCGGAGCCCGCCGCCCTCGCGAAGGAGGCGATGGACGAACAGGTTTTACAAAAGCTGGACCCGGTCAATCCCGACGACAAGCGGGTGGTGAACGGCATGACCGACATCAACCAGCTGGCGCCGTTCAAGTATCCCTGGGCGTGGGAGTTTTTCCTCAACGCCAACAAGAATCACTGGACGCCTCTGGACATTAACATGTCCCAGGACGTGTACGATTATCATCACAAGCTGACGCTGGAAGAAAAGCATGTGTATGAGAACGTACTCGCTTATCTGACCACGTCCGACATCCTGGCCATGCGCAATATCGGTCTGGCGGTGATGGAGAAAATGAGCGCGCCGGAATTGCAGATCTATCAGGCGCGGCAGGTGTACGAAGAATCCCTGCATACCTGGACCTATCAGCACTGCATCGAAACTATCGGTCTGGACCAGAGCGAGATCTATAACCGTTACCGCGTCACGCCGGCGATTTATCGCAAGATCAAGATGGGCAACGAGCGTATCAGCGCGCTGCTGCGCCCGGATATCAATCTGCGTAATCGGGACGACCTGGAAACCTTCGTGATGGCGTATATCTTCTTCGCCGGTATTTTTGAAGGCTGCTGGTTTTATAACGGCTTCAGTCCTATCTTCGCCTTGCAGCGTCGCGGATTGATGAAAGGCACCGGCGAGCAGCTGCAATACATCATGCGTGACGAAGTCATGCATTGCGCTTTCGGTATCCGCGTGGTGAAACAGATCATCAAGGAAGAAGGCGTCACCCTCGATCCCAAAGCCATCAAAACACTGTGGGAAGAAGCGGAAGCAGCGGAAACCGGCTACGCCCACTTCCTGCTGAAAGAACCCATCCTGGGCTATACCGCGGAAGACCACATCGAACAATTCCGCTTCATCGCCAATCGCCGCGCCAAGCAGCTGAAGCTGGACGAGCCCTTCCCCGGCGCCGGCAACGCACTGCCCTGGCTGGACGAACAGGCCAGCATGCGCAAAGAGAAAAACTTCTTTGAAACCCGCGTGACGGAGTATCAGACCGGGGCGTCGTTGCAGTGGTGA
- a CDS encoding GNAT family N-acetyltransferase encodes MLNAVFEDFQLRPAQEADLQAVVDIYNSTVASRQVTADTEEVSAASRRDWFLRHTDARPLLVAERDGRLLGWISFEPYHARPAYRHTAELSIYLAPQQRGKGLGARLLSHAIALAPQLGVTALVGVIFSHNAPSLALFRKHGFQCWGELPNVAEMDSALYSVTLMGLSLPR; translated from the coding sequence ATGCTTAACGCCGTCTTTGAGGATTTCCAGTTACGTCCCGCGCAAGAGGCGGACCTGCAAGCCGTCGTCGATATCTATAATTCCACGGTCGCTTCCAGACAAGTCACGGCGGATACGGAAGAAGTTTCCGCAGCGAGTCGTCGGGACTGGTTTCTGCGGCATACCGATGCACGCCCCCTGCTGGTGGCGGAACGAGATGGTCGTCTCCTTGGCTGGATCAGTTTCGAACCCTATCACGCTCGCCCTGCCTATCGTCATACAGCGGAGTTAAGCATCTACCTGGCGCCGCAGCAGCGGGGCAAAGGACTGGGCGCCCGCCTGTTGAGTCACGCGATAGCGCTGGCGCCGCAGCTTGGGGTTACGGCGTTGGTCGGCGTGATTTTCTCACACAATGCGCCCAGCCTCGCCTTGTTTCGCAAACACGGCTTTCAATGTTGGGGGGAACTGCCCAACGTAGCGGAAATGGACAGCGCGCTCTACAGCGTGACGCTTATGGGCTTGTCGCTGCCTCGATAA